One part of the Teredinibacter purpureus genome encodes these proteins:
- a CDS encoding DUF4031 domain-containing protein: MPVYVDKAIYPFGRMVMCHMLADSEAELHEMADAIGVRRRWFQANASTPHYDICKEKRVLAIKNGAIEIDRRQTVELVRRPRQNRG, translated from the coding sequence ATGCCAGTCTATGTGGACAAAGCCATTTACCCATTCGGACGGATGGTGATGTGCCATATGCTTGCAGACTCAGAGGCGGAACTGCACGAAATGGCTGATGCCATCGGAGTTCGTCGCAGATGGTTCCAAGCGAACGCTAGTACACCTCACTATGATATATGCAAAGAGAAGAGGGTTTTGGCCATAAAAAATGGCGCGATTGAAATTGATCGGCGCCAGACGGTAGAACTTGTTAGGCGACCAAGGCAAAACAGAGGATAG